The DNA sequence AAGCGGCGGTGCAGGCCAACGGCCCTCCCTGGAAAGGCTGCGATTCCCGAAGATTTCCCGCGACCATGGTCCGGAAAGACGATCTACGTTTTCGGTTTTCTAATTTTCGTTTGGACAGAGAAGCGTTCGAACGGGTCCTGTCTTCCTTTCTGTTTATCAAAAGAGAAGACTCCACACTCCCGGCTACGGGAGGCAAGTGATGCAGGCTCCGGAAAGATCTCGGAAAAGGATGGCGTTTATCGAATGTGTCATGATCTTTTCTCTTTTATTAATGATTCCGTACATGGTGCAGGCGCAACAACAATACCACCGGCAGGGAGCGGTTACATACGCCCAGGCCTATGCCGAAAAGTACTGCACTGACGGCTGGATTTTCAGGACCTGTTCAGGAGATCCTGTGAGCGTTACAGGAGGTGGTGTTATGACCGATGAGGACAAGTATGCCAATCCCCATGGCTGTGACTGCTCCCACTTCGTATCCTGCGCCATCGGCGAACCCGGCGGCGGGCTTGACGTCGACCATCCCTACAGCCCATATGTGTATGGTTATGTCGGCGTTGTGGCATTGGGAGGCTGGCTCCTCAGCGGCCGGGGAGAACTTGTAGACTCGGTTAATGCACTTCAGCCGGGCGATGTGATTCAGTATGACCGCGATGGCACCGGGTGGAAACATAGTGTCGTTTACGTTGGAAGTGAAAACATTTGTGCGCACTCAATTTCAAGGCTTAGCGAGCATTGGACCAGTGTTGATCATGTGGCAGTCCGCTTCATCCACATCACAATCCCT is a window from the Desulfobacca acetoxidans DSM 11109 genome containing:
- a CDS encoding amidase domain-containing protein, with product MQAPERSRKRMAFIECVMIFSLLLMIPYMVQAQQQYHRQGAVTYAQAYAEKYCTDGWIFRTCSGDPVSVTGGGVMTDEDKYANPHGCDCSHFVSCAIGEPGGGLDVDHPYSPYVYGYVGVVALGGWLLSGRGELVDSVNALQPGDVIQYDRDGTGWKHSVVYVGSENICAHSISRLSEHWTSVDHVAVRFIHITIPTAIPTLSEWKRIFFTMVMLSLVLGFVRGQSPVLPSACGSLCIASNAYRMAYNRKLFYKAIRWVYSAAALGLAGATAVFGYVSMPDIVGTLICAPLAAYILHLVLLSLPEGR